A genomic stretch from Streptomyces venezuelae ATCC 10712 includes:
- a CDS encoding nitrilase-related carbon-nitrogen hydrolase: MTDVVRAALVQATWTGDTESMIAKHEEHAREAARQGAKVIGFQEVFNAPYFCQVQEPEHYRWAEPVPDGPTVSRMRDLARETGMVIVVPVFEVEGEGFYYNTAAVIDADGSYLGKYRKHHIPQVKGFWEKYYFRPGNAGWPVFDTAVGRVGVYICYDRHFPEGWRQLGLNGAQLVYNPSATHRGLSSYLWQLEQPAAAVANEYFVAAINRVGIEEYGDNDFYGTSYFVDPRGQFVGEVASDKTEELLVRDLDFGLIEQVRQQWAFYRDRRPDAYDGLVRP, from the coding sequence ATGACCGACGTCGTACGCGCCGCGCTCGTCCAGGCGACCTGGACCGGCGACACCGAATCCATGATCGCCAAACACGAGGAGCACGCCCGGGAGGCGGCCCGGCAGGGTGCCAAGGTGATCGGCTTCCAGGAGGTGTTCAACGCCCCCTACTTCTGCCAGGTCCAGGAGCCCGAGCACTACCGCTGGGCCGAGCCCGTCCCCGACGGCCCCACCGTCAGCCGGATGCGGGACCTCGCCCGGGAGACCGGCATGGTGATCGTGGTCCCCGTCTTCGAGGTCGAGGGCGAGGGCTTCTACTACAACACCGCCGCCGTGATCGACGCCGACGGCAGTTACCTCGGCAAGTACCGCAAGCACCACATCCCCCAGGTCAAGGGCTTCTGGGAGAAGTACTACTTCCGCCCGGGGAACGCCGGCTGGCCGGTCTTCGACACGGCCGTCGGAAGGGTCGGCGTCTACATCTGCTACGACCGGCACTTCCCCGAGGGCTGGCGCCAACTCGGCCTCAATGGAGCACAGTTGGTCTACAACCCCTCGGCCACCCACCGGGGTCTCTCCTCCTACCTCTGGCAGCTGGAGCAGCCCGCCGCGGCCGTCGCCAACGAGTACTTCGTCGCCGCGATCAACCGCGTCGGCATCGAGGAGTACGGCGACAACGACTTCTACGGCACCAGCTACTTCGTCGACCCACGCGGCCAGTTCGTCGGCGAGGTCGCCTCCGACAAGACCGAGGAACTCCTCGTCCGCGACCTCGACTTCGGCCTGATCGAGCAGGTCCGCCAGCAGTGGGCCTTCTACCGGGACCGACGCCCCGACGCCTACGACGGGCTGGTGCGCCCGTGA
- a CDS encoding aspartate aminotransferase family protein, with protein MSELFDRHKAVIPDWVALYYRDPIEITHGEGRHVWDAEGRRYLDFFGGILTTMTAHALPEVTKAVSEQAGRIIHSSTLYLNRPMVELAERIAGLSGIPDARVFFTTSGTEANDAALLLATAYRRSNQILAMRNSYHGRSFSTVGITGNRAWSPTGLSPLQTLYVHGAVRTRGPYAQYTDERFIDACVDDLEDLLGHTRDVAALIAEPIQGVGGFTAPPDGLYAAFRRVLDRHGILWISDEVQTGWGRTGDHFWGWQAHGQAGPPDILTFAKGIGNGMSVGGVVARAEIMNCLDANSISTFGGSPITMAAGLANLSYLLEHDLQGNARRVGGLLIERIRAACAGIPAVREVRGRGLMIGIELTEPDTDRADPDAAAAVLEAARENGLLIGKGGGHNTSTLRVAPPLSLTVAEAEEGAAMLEQALREL; from the coding sequence GTGAGCGAGCTCTTCGACCGGCACAAGGCCGTCATCCCCGACTGGGTCGCCCTCTACTACCGGGACCCCATCGAGATCACCCACGGCGAGGGCCGCCACGTCTGGGACGCCGAAGGACGCCGCTACCTGGACTTCTTCGGCGGCATCCTCACCACCATGACCGCCCACGCCCTGCCCGAGGTCACCAAGGCCGTCTCCGAGCAGGCCGGGCGGATCATCCACTCCTCGACGCTCTACCTCAACCGGCCCATGGTGGAGCTCGCCGAGCGGATCGCCGGCCTCTCCGGCATCCCCGACGCCCGGGTCTTCTTCACCACCTCCGGCACCGAGGCCAACGACGCGGCGCTGCTCCTCGCCACCGCGTACCGCCGCTCGAACCAGATCCTGGCGATGCGGAACAGCTACCACGGCCGTTCCTTCTCCACCGTCGGCATCACCGGCAACCGGGCCTGGTCGCCGACCGGCCTCTCGCCGCTGCAGACCCTGTACGTGCACGGCGCCGTCCGCACCCGCGGCCCGTACGCGCAGTACACCGACGAACGGTTCATCGACGCCTGCGTCGACGACCTCGAAGACCTCCTCGGCCACACCCGGGACGTCGCCGCGCTGATCGCCGAACCCATCCAGGGAGTCGGCGGCTTCACCGCCCCGCCCGACGGCCTGTACGCCGCCTTCCGCCGGGTCCTCGACCGGCACGGCATCCTGTGGATCTCCGACGAGGTGCAGACCGGCTGGGGCCGTACCGGCGACCACTTCTGGGGCTGGCAGGCGCACGGCCAGGCCGGGCCGCCCGACATCCTCACCTTCGCCAAGGGCATCGGCAACGGCATGTCCGTCGGCGGGGTCGTCGCCCGCGCCGAGATCATGAACTGCCTCGACGCCAACTCGATCTCCACGTTCGGCGGTTCGCCCATCACCATGGCCGCCGGGCTCGCCAACCTCTCGTACCTCCTGGAGCACGACCTCCAGGGCAACGCCCGCCGGGTCGGCGGCCTGCTCATCGAGCGGATCAGGGCCGCGTGCGCTGGTATCCCCGCGGTCCGCGAGGTACGCGGCCGCGGTCTCATGATCGGCATCGAGCTCACCGAACCGGACACCGACCGGGCCGATCCGGACGCGGCCGCCGCGGTCCTGGAGGCCGCCCGTGAGAACGGCCTGCTGATCGGCAAGGGCGGCGGCCACAACACCAGCACCCTCCGCGTCGCCCCACCGCTCTCGCTCACCGTCGCCGAGGCGGAGGAGGGCGCGGCGATGCTCGAACAGGCCCTGCGAGAGCTGTAG
- the hydA gene encoding dihydropyrimidinase has protein sequence MSTRTVIRGGLVVTAADELHADVLIEDGRVVALAAHGSDAAAAWTADRTIDATDRYVLPGGVDAHTHMELPFGGTSASDTFETGTRAAAWGGTTTIVDFAVQSVGHSLRAGLDTWYAKADGNCAIDYAFHMILSDVNQHTLKEMDRLVQEGITSFKLFMAYPGVFYSDDGKILRAMQRSAENGGLIMMHAENGIAIDVLVEQALARGETDPRYHGEVRKALLEAEATHRAIQLARVAGAPLYVVHVSAEEAVAEIATARDKGLPVFGETCPQYLFLSTDNLAEPGFEGAKYVCSTPLRPKEHQAALWRGLRTNDLQVVSTDHCPFCFVGQKELGRGDFSKIPNGLPGVENRMDLLHQAVVDGHISRRRWIEIACATPARMFGLYPQKGTIAPGADADVVIYDPHTTQTLSAETHHMNVDYSAYEGKTVTGQVETVLSRGELVIDQRKFVGHAGHGTFVPRATCQYLN, from the coding sequence GTGAGCACCCGTACCGTCATCCGGGGCGGCCTGGTCGTCACCGCCGCCGACGAACTCCACGCCGACGTGCTGATCGAGGACGGCCGCGTGGTCGCCCTCGCGGCCCATGGCTCCGACGCGGCGGCGGCGTGGACCGCCGACCGGACGATCGACGCCACCGACCGCTACGTGCTGCCCGGCGGCGTCGACGCCCACACCCACATGGAACTGCCGTTCGGCGGCACCTCCGCCTCCGACACCTTCGAGACCGGCACCCGGGCCGCCGCCTGGGGCGGCACCACCACCATCGTCGACTTCGCCGTGCAGAGCGTCGGCCACAGCCTCAGGGCCGGACTCGACACCTGGTACGCCAAGGCCGACGGCAACTGCGCGATCGACTACGCCTTCCACATGATCCTCTCCGACGTCAACCAGCACACGCTCAAGGAGATGGACCGGCTCGTCCAGGAGGGCATCACCTCCTTCAAGCTCTTCATGGCCTACCCGGGCGTCTTCTACAGCGACGACGGCAAGATCCTGCGCGCCATGCAGCGCTCCGCCGAGAACGGCGGGCTGATCATGATGCACGCCGAGAACGGCATCGCGATCGACGTCCTCGTCGAACAGGCCCTGGCCCGCGGCGAGACCGACCCCCGCTACCACGGGGAGGTCCGCAAGGCGCTCCTGGAGGCGGAGGCGACCCACCGGGCGATCCAGCTCGCGCGGGTCGCGGGGGCGCCGCTGTACGTGGTGCACGTCTCGGCCGAGGAGGCGGTCGCCGAGATCGCCACCGCGCGGGACAAGGGCCTTCCGGTCTTCGGCGAGACCTGCCCGCAGTACCTGTTCCTGTCGACGGACAACCTGGCGGAGCCGGGCTTCGAGGGCGCCAAGTACGTGTGCTCGACCCCGCTGCGCCCGAAGGAGCACCAGGCGGCCCTCTGGCGGGGCCTGCGGACGAACGACCTCCAGGTGGTCTCCACCGACCACTGCCCGTTCTGCTTCGTGGGGCAGAAGGAGCTGGGCCGGGGCGACTTCTCCAAGATCCCCAACGGACTGCCCGGGGTGGAGAACAGGATGGACCTCCTCCACCAGGCGGTCGTCGACGGGCACATCTCGCGCCGCCGCTGGATCGAGATCGCCTGTGCGACCCCGGCCCGGATGTTCGGCCTGTACCCGCAGAAGGGCACGATCGCGCCCGGCGCGGACGCGGACGTCGTCATCTACGACCCGCACACCACCCAGACCCTGTCGGCGGAGACCCACCACATGAACGTCGACTACTCGGCGTACGAGGGGAAGACGGTCACCGGCCAGGTCGAGACGGTCCTCTCGCGCGGCGAACTCGTCATCGACCAGCGCAAGTTCGTCGGCCACGCCGGCCACGGCACGTTCGTGCCGCGTGCCACCTGCCAGTACCTGAACTAG
- a CDS encoding TIGR03842 family LLM class F420-dependent oxidoreductase, with protein MDFGLVLQTDPPASQVVGLMRRAERNGFRYGWTFDSAVLWQEPFVIYSQILANTTKLHIGPMVTNPGTRTWEVTASTFATLNDMYGNRTVCGIGRGDSAMRVAGRRPNTLARLGEAIEVIRDLAEGREASVDGNPIRIPWIKNGKLPVWMAAYGPKALALAGQKADGFILQLADPFLTEWMVKAVRQAAQDAGRDPDALTICVAAPAYVTADDSPQSLAHARDQCRWFGGMVGNHVADLVAKYGEHSSMVPEELTAYIKDRHGYDYSHHGRADNPDTTFVPDEIVDRFCLLGPAEAHVEKLKHLRDLGVDQFAVYNMHDNREATIDAYGTDIIPSLH; from the coding sequence TTGGACTTCGGACTCGTCCTGCAGACCGACCCGCCCGCCTCGCAGGTCGTCGGACTGATGCGCCGGGCGGAGCGCAACGGCTTCCGCTACGGCTGGACCTTCGACTCCGCCGTGCTGTGGCAGGAACCCTTCGTCATCTACAGCCAGATCCTGGCCAACACCACCAAGCTGCACATCGGCCCGATGGTGACGAACCCGGGGACGCGGACCTGGGAGGTGACGGCCTCCACCTTCGCCACCCTCAACGACATGTACGGCAACCGGACCGTCTGCGGCATCGGCCGCGGCGACTCCGCGATGCGGGTCGCCGGCCGCAGGCCGAACACGCTGGCCCGGCTCGGCGAGGCCATCGAGGTCATCCGCGACCTGGCGGAGGGCCGGGAGGCGTCGGTGGACGGCAACCCGATCCGCATCCCCTGGATCAAGAACGGCAAGCTGCCGGTCTGGATGGCGGCGTACGGCCCCAAGGCCCTCGCCCTCGCCGGGCAGAAGGCCGACGGCTTCATCCTCCAGCTCGCCGACCCGTTCCTGACGGAGTGGATGGTGAAGGCGGTGCGGCAGGCTGCCCAGGACGCGGGCCGTGACCCCGACGCGCTCACGATCTGCGTCGCCGCACCGGCGTACGTGACGGCGGACGACTCCCCGCAGTCCCTGGCCCACGCCCGCGACCAGTGCCGCTGGTTCGGCGGCATGGTCGGCAACCACGTGGCCGACCTGGTGGCGAAGTACGGCGAGCACTCGTCCATGGTCCCGGAGGAGCTGACGGCCTACATCAAGGACCGGCACGGCTACGACTACTCCCACCACGGCCGCGCCGACAACCCCGACACCACCTTCGTCCCCGACGAAATCGTCGACCGCTTCTGCCTCCTCGGCCCGGCCGAGGCCCACGTAGAGAAGCTGAAGCACCTGCGGGACCTGGGAGTCGACCAGTTCGCCGTCTACAACATGCACGACAACCGCGAGGCCACCATCGACGCGTACGGCACCGACATCATTCCGTCGCTGCACTGA
- a CDS encoding HIT family protein, which yields MTGDWRRDRIGAALRGENPTVLRRLHSGFAVIGDVQFLPGYSVLLVDEPGVHRLSDLPRAKRLAFLSDMDQLGEAVERACRRLDPDFRRVNLEILGNTDPFLHAHVWPRFEWEPAELVGKPVWLYPRDRWSDEQFKLGSQHDVLRDAIGSELDRLSAMA from the coding sequence ATGACTGGTGACTGGCGGAGGGACCGGATCGGGGCGGCTCTGCGAGGCGAGAACCCCACGGTGCTGCGGCGCCTGCACTCGGGCTTCGCGGTGATCGGCGACGTCCAGTTCCTGCCGGGCTACTCGGTTCTCCTCGTGGACGAGCCAGGTGTTCACCGGCTGTCTGACCTGCCGAGGGCCAAGCGGTTGGCGTTTTTGTCCGACATGGACCAGCTCGGAGAAGCGGTTGAGCGGGCCTGTCGGCGCCTGGACCCCGATTTCCGCCGGGTCAACCTGGAGATCCTCGGCAACACGGATCCGTTCTTGCATGCCCATGTCTGGCCGCGGTTCGAGTGGGAGCCGGCCGAGCTGGTGGGTAAGCCGGTGTGGCTGTATCCGCGTGACCGGTGGAGTGACGAGCAGTTCAAGCTCGGCTCGCAGCACGATGTGCTGCGGGATGCCATCGGCAGCGAACTGGACCGGTTGAGTGCGATGGCCTGA
- the fabV gene encoding enoyl-[acyl-carrier-protein] reductase FabV: MSERVLIPRNRGFLFLDSHPAGCERLVADMWQACPDSADVPQGDGPVALIIGSSAGYGLAAAVAGLKRAGIRGIMVSFEKAPTERRTATAGWYRTATTADIARAAGRDLVFLNGDAFSDTMKDQVAGLIEQRFGGRLDYLIYSVAAPRRTDPDTGTTYTSVLKPIGQANRTKTLVFDDQGVPEVREVETGPAEGDDVEQTVAVMGGADWERWIDHLAGRGLLGKGFATAALSYIGSPLTAAIYRQGTIGAAKAHLEATARTLNERLDKTVGGRAVTSVNGAAVTQSSTAIPGIALYTGLLRGVLGRDLLPPVHQLAALWDQLTGAAPLALDDEGRIRLDAWELTDDVQAAVAERWEAATTDTIAGLADLGWFHAEVQRLYGFSVPGVDYTAAVATDIPWPAPAS, from the coding sequence GTGAGCGAGCGCGTTCTCATCCCCCGCAACCGGGGCTTCCTCTTCCTCGACTCCCACCCAGCGGGCTGCGAGCGGCTGGTGGCCGACATGTGGCAGGCATGCCCCGACTCTGCCGACGTGCCGCAGGGTGACGGTCCGGTGGCTCTGATCATCGGCTCCTCGGCCGGATATGGCTTGGCGGCCGCTGTCGCCGGACTCAAGCGCGCCGGCATCCGCGGCATCATGGTCTCCTTTGAGAAGGCCCCCACCGAACGGCGTACCGCTACGGCAGGCTGGTACCGCACCGCCACCACCGCCGACATCGCCCGTGCCGCCGGGAGGGATCTGGTCTTTCTCAACGGCGACGCGTTCTCCGACACGATGAAGGACCAGGTCGCCGGCCTCATCGAGCAGCGTTTCGGCGGCAGGCTGGACTACCTGATCTACTCGGTGGCCGCGCCACGGCGCACCGACCCGGACACCGGCACCACGTACACCTCCGTCCTCAAGCCGATCGGCCAGGCGAACCGCACCAAGACCCTTGTCTTCGACGACCAGGGCGTTCCCGAGGTGCGCGAGGTCGAGACCGGGCCGGCCGAGGGCGACGATGTCGAGCAGACTGTGGCCGTTATGGGCGGTGCGGACTGGGAACGCTGGATCGACCACCTGGCCGGTCGGGGACTGCTCGGCAAGGGCTTCGCTACCGCCGCGCTGTCATACATCGGATCGCCGCTGACCGCGGCGATCTACCGGCAGGGCACCATCGGCGCGGCCAAGGCTCACCTGGAGGCCACCGCCCGCACCCTGAACGAGCGGCTCGACAAAACGGTGGGCGGGCGGGCCGTGACCTCCGTCAACGGCGCCGCCGTCACCCAGTCCTCCACCGCCATCCCCGGCATCGCCCTGTACACCGGCTTGCTGCGCGGCGTCCTTGGACGGGACTTGCTTCCACCGGTACATCAGCTCGCCGCCCTGTGGGACCAGCTCACCGGTGCCGCGCCGCTCGCCCTGGATGACGAAGGCCGAATCCGTCTGGACGCCTGGGAACTCACTGACGACGTCCAGGCGGCAGTCGCCGAACGCTGGGAGGCCGCCACGACCGACACCATCGCCGGTCTCGCCGACCTCGGCTGGTTCCATGCCGAAGTCCAACGCCTGTACGGATTCTCCGTCCCGGGCGTCGACTACACCGCCGCAGTGGCCACCGACATTCCCTGGCCCGCCCCCGCGTCCTGA
- a CDS encoding RidA family protein, producing the protein MSSQVKAFGFGMPWESLYGYSQATQVGETVYVSGQLSHDRHGNFVGVGDFELQVRTTLENLDLVLRQFGAERSQIVETTVLVRNLRENFDTTAHLHAEYFGEHRPTSTVMGVSDLALPDQLVEIGALVRLDVKP; encoded by the coding sequence ATGAGTTCTCAGGTGAAGGCATTCGGGTTCGGCATGCCGTGGGAGTCGTTGTACGGGTACAGCCAGGCCACCCAGGTCGGTGAGACGGTTTACGTGTCGGGGCAGCTGTCTCATGACCGTCACGGCAACTTCGTGGGTGTAGGCGACTTCGAACTGCAGGTCCGCACCACGTTGGAGAATCTGGATCTGGTGCTGAGGCAGTTTGGAGCCGAGCGTAGCCAGATAGTGGAGACCACGGTTCTGGTGAGGAACTTGCGGGAGAACTTCGACACGACAGCACACCTTCACGCCGAGTATTTCGGGGAGCACCGGCCCACCAGCACGGTCATGGGAGTCTCCGACTTGGCCCTGCCGGACCAACTCGTGGAGATCGGCGCACTCGTGCGTCTCGACGTGAAGCCGTAG
- a CDS encoding methyltransferase domain-containing protein — protein sequence MTRETKQTPQPANDLVARLDAADRLPGAEFLRELSYDLLGAEPGTSVVDVGCGAGRAVAELAERGVKAIGVDPSERMIAAARGRWPEADFRVAGAYELPLPGASVVGYRADKVFHELDDPERALAEARRVLVPGGRIVLLGQDWDTIVIDSDDPALTRTIVHARADLTTAPRAARRYRNLLLNSRFSDVTVEVRTGVFTGSAMLLLLTGLAEAACSTGAITREQKDTWIVEQRARAETDRLFLALPMFMAAATAPE from the coding sequence ATGACCAGGGAAACGAAACAGACACCGCAGCCGGCGAACGACCTCGTGGCACGGCTCGACGCCGCCGACCGACTGCCGGGCGCCGAATTCCTGAGGGAGCTTTCCTATGATCTGCTCGGCGCCGAACCCGGAACGTCCGTGGTGGACGTGGGCTGTGGCGCCGGACGGGCCGTGGCGGAACTGGCCGAACGGGGCGTGAAGGCCATCGGTGTGGACCCGAGCGAGCGAATGATCGCCGCCGCCCGTGGCCGGTGGCCCGAGGCGGACTTCCGGGTCGCGGGAGCGTACGAGCTGCCGCTGCCGGGCGCCTCGGTGGTCGGATACCGAGCCGACAAGGTCTTCCACGAACTCGACGATCCGGAGCGGGCGTTGGCGGAGGCCCGCAGGGTTCTTGTGCCTGGAGGGAGGATCGTGCTGCTTGGCCAGGACTGGGACACCATCGTCATCGACTCCGACGATCCGGCCCTCACCCGCACCATCGTGCACGCCCGCGCCGACCTGACCACCGCCCCGCGTGCTGCTCGCCGATACCGCAACCTGCTACTGAACAGCCGCTTCAGCGATGTGACGGTCGAGGTGCGCACCGGCGTCTTCACCGGGTCGGCGATGTTGCTCTTGCTCACCGGACTGGCCGAAGCGGCCTGTTCCACCGGGGCCATTACGCGCGAGCAGAAGGACACCTGGATCGTCGAGCAGCGCGCACGGGCCGAGACCGACCGCCTCTTCCTGGCACTGCCGATGTTCATGGCAGCGGCGACGGCACCCGAGTGA
- a CDS encoding MerR family transcriptional regulator translates to MKSSEQRAPGGGERDSMVIGALAERFGLATHVLRHWETMGLLTPARDAAGRRRYRITDLTRVAAILRAKDAGLSLDTIRSLTTTADAVQRRNILRAEAEALRSRIAAAQASLDLIECALGCDHEDVTQCAHFQQAVTDRSGTDIAVQVPD, encoded by the coding sequence ATGAAGTCAAGCGAGCAAAGGGCGCCCGGCGGCGGCGAGCGTGACTCGATGGTCATCGGGGCCCTCGCCGAACGCTTCGGTCTGGCCACGCACGTCCTGCGTCACTGGGAGACGATGGGGCTCCTGACCCCCGCGCGCGACGCCGCCGGGCGCCGCCGCTACCGCATCACCGACCTCACACGCGTCGCCGCCATCCTGCGCGCCAAAGACGCGGGACTCTCCCTCGACACCATCCGCTCGCTGACCACTACCGCCGATGCCGTGCAGCGGCGGAACATCCTGCGCGCAGAGGCCGAGGCGCTCCGCTCCCGTATCGCCGCCGCGCAGGCATCCCTCGACCTCATCGAATGCGCCCTCGGCTGTGATCACGAAGACGTCACCCAGTGCGCCCATTTCCAGCAGGCTGTGACGGACCGCAGCGGCACGGATATTGCCGTCCAGGTCCCCGATTGA
- a CDS encoding DUF4253 domain-containing protein, whose amino-acid sequence MTAAGVEVLGVRVPRRRARDVWEEWRGRHGETGWWPYVTLISPTDMALERADAGRDDGVLQQWVGEAVCQDHDARAASILVSACRWAVEEAADVDDDLDLWRSVYDPDQLAPLLVPPVDRPLPGVSRWATGTRDLFTEDLRWVHFVAARGGYELPVLLPFLYTTWNWPGYGDRALTPLDASALLRRWHEQWGAEFFFAMGPRLELVVDRSPLDPRGAAQAAAELHAYCMDTVQDSVEAGDTMARSTMWSLWWD is encoded by the coding sequence GTGACGGCGGCCGGTGTGGAGGTCCTCGGTGTGCGCGTGCCGCGCCGGCGGGCACGGGATGTCTGGGAGGAGTGGCGCGGCCGGCACGGCGAGACCGGCTGGTGGCCGTACGTCACACTGATCTCGCCGACCGATATGGCCCTGGAACGCGCAGACGCGGGGCGCGACGACGGTGTGCTGCAGCAGTGGGTCGGCGAAGCCGTCTGCCAGGACCACGACGCGAGGGCGGCGTCCATACTGGTGTCGGCCTGCCGGTGGGCGGTGGAAGAGGCCGCCGACGTGGACGACGACCTGGACCTCTGGCGGTCCGTCTACGACCCCGACCAGCTGGCACCGCTGCTTGTACCTCCGGTGGATCGGCCGCTGCCAGGGGTGTCGCGTTGGGCGACCGGCACCCGGGACCTCTTCACGGAGGACCTGCGATGGGTGCATTTCGTGGCCGCGCGCGGCGGGTACGAGCTTCCGGTGCTTCTGCCGTTCCTCTACACGACGTGGAACTGGCCCGGATACGGCGACCGTGCCCTGACCCCCCTCGACGCCTCCGCGCTCCTGCGTCGCTGGCATGAGCAGTGGGGCGCCGAGTTCTTCTTCGCCATGGGCCCTCGCCTGGAGCTGGTCGTCGACCGGTCACCTCTGGATCCGCGGGGCGCCGCGCAGGCCGCCGCAGAGCTGCACGCGTACTGCATGGACACCGTGCAGGATTCGGTGGAGGCCGGCGACACGATGGCCCGCTCGACGATGTGGTCACTCTGGTGGGACTGA
- a CDS encoding Lrp/AsnC family transcriptional regulator, which translates to MDGPLAPDSRSACADVRFSELDLALVDALQAAPRAPWSQIGRALGVDATTVARRWERLRAGGLAWVTAYDAAKSATVAYVEVRCRPRALEAVSRALADMPWVFSVDETAGDFDLLASVAAADLPSLGRSVHGLIGGLKGVRSTRTRLGITLYSEGGDWRMRAMEPAGHAELAAPRTSGSTVYSARMHHPPAPEDQALLAALGVDGRLGYTELGAKAGMSEHTARRRLQRMVRDGDITFRCDLAHPLAGLSTVVLYRTAVPHSHLAATGSVLARMEEVRLAVSVSGSDNLLVMVWLRGLHAIDPFEAQLTERFPQLKISDRTVFLRSRKRMGRLLSPTGLATGHIPFALPRV; encoded by the coding sequence ATGGATGGACCCCTGGCACCTGATTCCCGCTCGGCCTGTGCGGACGTACGCTTCTCCGAACTGGACCTCGCCCTCGTCGACGCCCTCCAGGCCGCTCCCCGCGCGCCGTGGTCGCAGATCGGCCGGGCGCTCGGTGTGGACGCGACCACGGTGGCCCGGCGCTGGGAACGGCTGCGGGCCGGCGGTCTGGCCTGGGTCACCGCGTACGACGCGGCGAAGTCGGCCACGGTCGCCTATGTCGAGGTGCGGTGCAGGCCGCGGGCGCTCGAAGCGGTGAGCCGCGCCCTGGCCGACATGCCCTGGGTCTTCAGCGTCGACGAGACGGCCGGTGACTTCGACCTCCTGGCCTCCGTCGCCGCCGCCGACCTGCCCTCCCTCGGCCGCTCGGTCCACGGCCTGATCGGCGGACTGAAGGGCGTCCGGTCCACGCGGACCCGCCTCGGGATCACGCTGTACAGCGAGGGGGGCGACTGGCGGATGCGGGCCATGGAGCCCGCGGGGCATGCGGAGCTCGCCGCTCCGCGGACTTCGGGCTCGACCGTGTACAGCGCCCGCATGCACCACCCTCCCGCACCGGAGGACCAGGCTCTGCTCGCGGCGCTCGGCGTCGACGGACGCCTCGGCTACACCGAGCTCGGGGCGAAGGCGGGCATGAGCGAACACACCGCCCGCCGCCGGCTCCAGCGGATGGTCCGGGACGGCGACATCACCTTCCGGTGCGACCTGGCCCATCCCCTCGCGGGACTCTCGACGGTGGTGCTCTACCGCACCGCGGTCCCCCACAGCCATCTCGCGGCCACGGGCAGCGTGCTGGCCCGGATGGAGGAGGTCCGCCTCGCCGTCTCCGTCAGCGGCTCGGACAACCTCCTCGTCATGGTCTGGCTCCGGGGCCTGCACGCCATCGACCCCTTCGAGGCCCAACTCACGGAGCGCTTCCCCCAACTGAAGATCAGCGACCGCACCGTCTTCCTCCGCTCCCGCAAACGCATGGGCCGCCTCCTCTCCCCCACCGGCCTCGCCACCGGCCACATCCCCTTCGCGCTGCCACGCGTGTGA